The genome window ATATCTCTAACTGATACGGATCTCTCGATTTCACGAAATCCACGCCCCCGCAAGCACCTTCAAAATTCCATCCATTTCAGCGCCGTATTCCGTCCGCTATTACCCGCTGCCTAGTTCAGCATCTACGAACCCAGTTGGCTCGTCTAACCACTTTCTCGAAATCAATGTCCACACTGAGGTATTTCGAGTAGAAAGTATGATCAGTGAATAAAAAAAAGCCCGACACTGTGTGTGTCGGGCTCTCATGACAACGGGACGATTGGACCTAGGCCTTAGCAGCCATAGCCTTATCGTAGCCGATATTGAATGCTTTCTTGTTCAGTTCGAGGAAAGCCTCGGGAACGCGAGCCAGAACGGCTTTTTCAGCGTTCTCTTTCGAGACGACGCCGGTCAGAGCCACCATGGCGCCAAGGGCAACGATGTTGGTAACGATCTCGCGACCGACTTCATGCTTGGCGGTGTTGGTGATGTTGAACTTGGTTACCTTGAAATTCCCTTCCGGTTGCCTCAGAACGAGGTCGGAGTCAATCAGGAGTACCCCGCCTTCCTTGAGATCGTGGGAATATTTGTCGCAAGCCTCCTGAGTAAGAGCAAGGAGAGCATCACATTTGGTCACCTTTGGGTAGTCGATAGCAGTGTCAGAGATGATGACCTCCGACTTGGAGGCGCCACCACGGGCTTCCGGACCATAGCTCTGGGACTGAACGGCCTGGATCCCTTCATAGATCGAAGCAGCCTCGGCCATGATGACACCGGCCAGGATCAGCCCCTGCCCACCGGCGCCGGAAAAGCGAATCTCATATCTTCCAGCCATTATTGTTTCTCCTTTAGTGCAAGTGGATTACTTGGCAGCGCCCTGGGCCCGCTCGATGACCTTCTGGTACTGTTCGCAGTACTCGGGCTTGTCCTCTTTGTAGAGAACACCGGTGAGGACTTTCCCCTTCAGCTGCTCGGGGTCCATCTTCTCAGCTGCCTTGACCGGGACAGCAATTTCCTTCAGCTTGTTCATCATTTCGATGACGGACTTGTACTTGTTGCGGCGACCATAGGTGGTCGGGCAGTCGTCAAGGATTTCGACCACTGAGAAGCCTTTGTGCTGAATGGCCTCTGCGATCAGCTTGTCGATCTGGTTCGCATGGAAGGCGGTTCCACGGGCAACAAACGAAGCGCCGGCGCCGATGGCGAGCTTGGCGATATCAAAACCCGGATCGGGGTTGCCGTACGGAGTGGTGGATGCCTTGTCGCCGGTCGGGGTACAGGGAGAGAACTGACCACCAGTCATGCCGTAGATCTTGTTGTTCATGATGATGTAGGTCATGTCGATGTTGCGGCGGCAGGCATGGATGAAGTGGTTACCGCCGATGGCGGTACCATCGCCGTCGCCACCGCACAGGATGACGTTCATGTCAGGACGTGCCATCTTCACACCGGTGGCAAAGGCAGCAGCGCGGCCATGTGCGGTGTGCAGGGTGCAGCAGTCCATGTAGCCGGGCAAACGTGAAGCGCAGCCGATACCCGATACGATCGCCGTGTTTTCCTTCTTCAGCTGAAGGGTATCCAGAGCCCGGATCAACCCCTTCATGACGATGCCATGGCCGCAGCCGGGACACCAGATGTGCGGCAGCTTGCCGGGACGTATCCATTTATCATAATCAAAAGACATGGTTACTTGACCTCCTTCATCTTGTCGAGGATCTGGCCCGGGTTGACCGGTTCACCGTCAACACGGAAAATACCGAGGACAGGGGCATTCCCCTCGATGCAGCCTTTGATGACGCCGGCACACATGCCGAGGTTCATTTCCGGAGAAATGAATGCCTTGACCTTCTTGGAAAGTTCGAGAAGACGCTCCTCCGGGAAGGGCCAGAAGGTGATCAGACGGAACAGGCCAGCCTTGATACCGGCTTTTCGGGCTTCGTCCACGGCAAACCGTGCAGAACGAGATGTGGAGCCATAGGCAACAACGATGATTTCGGCGTCGTCAACCTGGTACTCTTCCCACTTCATGATGTCGGCCTTGTTGGCTTCCACCTTGCGAACCTGACGCTCTTCCTCTGCCTGAACGATCTCGGCCTTGGTGGTCGGGAAGCCGTCCTGCATCTTGTTGAGGCCGGTTACGTGGAACTTGTACCCGGAACCGAATGCGGCCAGTGGCGGGACATCACCGAAGGAGGTATCGTACGGCTTGTATTGCTCGGGCGGAACCGAGGGTCCGGTCCGGTCGATGACTTCCAGCTCGCCCGGCTCGGGGAACACGATCCGCTCGCGCATGTGGGCAACGATCTCGTCAGGCATGACCATGACCGGTGTACGGTACTTCTCGGCAAGGTTGAATGCCCTGACTACCTCTTCATATACTTCCTGCACCGAAGCAGGAACCAGGCAGATGGCCGGGTGATCACCGTGGGTGCCCCACTTGGCGCACATCACGTCGGACTGGGACGGACCGGTCGGCATACCGGTGGACGGGCCACCTCGCATGACGTTGAAGATAACGCAGGGGACTTCGGTAATGCAGGCGTAACCGATATTTTCCTGCTTGAGAGAGAGGCCGGGACCGGAAGTGGAGGTGAGAACCTTGGTACCGGTCAAGGAGGCGCCGATGAGGGCAGCCATGGCCCCGATCTCGTCTTCCATCTGAATGAATTTACCCCCCACCTTCGGAAGCTCGGCCGACATGACTTCGGCAACTTCTGTGGACGGGGTGATCGGGTAACCGCCAAAAAACTTACAGCCGGCATAGAGAGCGCCGTGAGCGGCAGCTTCGTTACCCTGAAGAAAAGCAACTTTCTTAGCCACGTTACATACCTCCTATAAAATTGGTTACGCCGTTACCTTGATAGCGAAATCGGGGCAGCGGAGTTCGCACTGCATGCACTTGATGCAGGCCTCCAGGTCTTTGACTGCCACGACAAATCCGCGCATTTCCAAGACTTGCTTGGGGCAGAATTCGACGCAGATGTGGCAACCCTTGCAATACTTCTCGATGATCTCGATTGTGGGAAGCTTCTTTTCCATCTACATACGCTCCTTTTGTGTATTGAAGCCGATCAGGCTGAGAAACCGTGAGACTATAGCACAGCGTATACAAAAAATGCAAGCCCGGTATCGAACAATGTTTCCGAAACCGTCGGATCGGGCCAGCGCTGTTCTATAGTGGAGCACACAGCAAAAAGAAGGGCCGAAGCCCTTCTCTTGCTTACGGAAAACTGTGAAACGATGCTTATCGTTTCGTTTACTTCATGCTGTCGACAAGACCCTTCACGGCAGCAACCGACTTGTCCATCATGGCCTGCTCTTCTGCATCAAGTGCGAACTCAAGGATCTGCTCGACACCATTCTCGCCGAGAACTGCAGGAACGCCAACGTAGTAGCCATTCACGCCGAACTCGCCCTGGAGGAAGCAGCAGGTCGGGAGTACGCGCTTCTGATCCTTGAGGATCGACTCCGCCATGGCAATGGCGGAAGAAGCCGGGGAGTAGAATGCGGAACCGGTTTTGAGGAGAGCAACAACCTCGCCGCCTGCACCACGGGTCCGCTTGACCATTGCTTCCATGACTTCCTTGGCCTTGGCTTTGTCCTTGTACTTGCGCTCAAGGAGTTCCATGACGGGAATGCCGTTGACGCTGGCGTAACGAACAAGCGGTACCATGTCGTCGCCATGGCCACCGAGGGTCATTGCGTTCACGTCCTTGACGGAAACGCCCAGTTCCCAGGCAATGAAGGTGATGAAACGGGCTGAATCGAGTACGCCTGCCTGGCCGATAACGCGGTTGTAAGGGAAGCCGGTGATCTTCTGGCAGAGGGTAACCATGGCGTCAAGCGGGTTGGAGATGACGATGACGATGGCTTTGGGAGCAAACTGCTTGATCCCTTCGGCAACGGACGTCATGATCTTGGAGTTGACCTCGATCAGGTCGTCGCGGCTCATGCCGGGCTTGCGCGGGAGGCCTGCAGTCACGATGACGACATCGGAATCCTTGATGTCTTCGTAGCTGTTGGTCCCTTTGAGGGCTGCATCGAAACGGTCAACAGAACCGACTTCGGCGATATCGAGCATCTTGCCCTGGGGCAGGCCTTCCACGATATCGAACATTACTACGTCACCCAGTTCACGCAGTGCGCAAAGCTGAGCAAGAACGCCACCGATCTGACCACCACCGATTAATGAAATCTTCTTTCTTGCCATGACTTCCTCCTTGTTTGGATTTTGATTCTTCCTTCTACCGTTATGCGATAGCATCCACTATTGCATTCAACGTTGCGCTGGGACGCATTGCTTTTTCAGTCTTGCTGGGATCCGGCATGAAATAACCGCCGATATCCTGC of Geobacter sp. contains these proteins:
- a CDS encoding 2-oxoacid:acceptor oxidoreductase subunit alpha — its product is MAKKVAFLQGNEAAAHGALYAGCKFFGGYPITPSTEVAEVMSAELPKVGGKFIQMEDEIGAMAALIGASLTGTKVLTSTSGPGLSLKQENIGYACITEVPCVIFNVMRGGPSTGMPTGPSQSDVMCAKWGTHGDHPAICLVPASVQEVYEEVVRAFNLAEKYRTPVMVMPDEIVAHMRERIVFPEPGELEVIDRTGPSVPPEQYKPYDTSFGDVPPLAAFGSGYKFHVTGLNKMQDGFPTTKAEIVQAEEERQVRKVEANKADIMKWEEYQVDDAEIIVVAYGSTSRSARFAVDEARKAGIKAGLFRLITFWPFPEERLLELSKKVKAFISPEMNLGMCAGVIKGCIEGNAPVLGIFRVDGEPVNPGQILDKMKEVK
- the mdh gene encoding malate dehydrogenase, translating into MARKKISLIGGGQIGGVLAQLCALRELGDVVMFDIVEGLPQGKMLDIAEVGSVDRFDAALKGTNSYEDIKDSDVVIVTAGLPRKPGMSRDDLIEVNSKIMTSVAEGIKQFAPKAIVIVISNPLDAMVTLCQKITGFPYNRVIGQAGVLDSARFITFIAWELGVSVKDVNAMTLGGHGDDMVPLVRYASVNGIPVMELLERKYKDKAKAKEVMEAMVKRTRGAGGEVVALLKTGSAFYSPASSAIAMAESILKDQKRVLPTCCFLQGEFGVNGYYVGVPAVLGENGVEQILEFALDAEEQAMMDKSVAAVKGLVDSMK
- a CDS encoding 4Fe-4S dicluster domain-containing protein, coding for MEKKLPTIEIIEKYCKGCHICVEFCPKQVLEMRGFVVAVKDLEACIKCMQCELRCPDFAIKVTA
- a CDS encoding 2-oxoacid:ferredoxin oxidoreductase subunit beta yields the protein MSFDYDKWIRPGKLPHIWCPGCGHGIVMKGLIRALDTLQLKKENTAIVSGIGCASRLPGYMDCCTLHTAHGRAAAFATGVKMARPDMNVILCGGDGDGTAIGGNHFIHACRRNIDMTYIIMNNKIYGMTGGQFSPCTPTGDKASTTPYGNPDPGFDIAKLAIGAGASFVARGTAFHANQIDKLIAEAIQHKGFSVVEILDDCPTTYGRRNKYKSVIEMMNKLKEIAVPVKAAEKMDPEQLKGKVLTGVLYKEDKPEYCEQYQKVIERAQGAAK
- a CDS encoding 2-oxoacid:ferredoxin oxidoreductase subunit gamma gives rise to the protein MAGRYEIRFSGAGGQGLILAGVIMAEAASIYEGIQAVQSQSYGPEARGGASKSEVIISDTAIDYPKVTKCDALLALTQEACDKYSHDLKEGGVLLIDSDLVLRQPEGNFKVTKFNITNTAKHEVGREIVTNIVALGAMVALTGVVSKENAEKAVLARVPEAFLELNKKAFNIGYDKAMAAKA